Part of the Cryptosporangium arvum DSM 44712 genome, CGGAATCGGCGTCGGTGCAGGGAACCCGCAGCGGCTCGAACACCGATCCCGCGACCGGGGCCCGGATGACCGCGTCGGTCGTGCCCTCGACCGGCTGGGTACGGGTGAACGTCAAGCTCACCGGCATCAAGGTCGGTGAGGAGTGCGAGATGGTCGTGCACAGCACCCACAGCGACCCGGTGCTCGCCGGCAGCTGGGTGATCTCGGAGAAGGCGGCGTCGATGCCGGGCGGGTGGCCCGTCACCGGCAACGCCGCGGTCGCGCCGGAGGACGTCGACGCGATCGAGATCCGGACGACGGCCGGCCGCCATCTCGTCACCGTGGACTTCTGACGGCGCCTACCTCCCCGGACGCCGAGCCGGGGATCGGTAGGGTCGTTCAGGTGTCCGATACCGTGTCGCACCACCCCGCCGCCGAGGCCCCGGCCGTCGACGAGGACGCGGGCGGGCTCGCGTTCGTCGGGGAGTCGATGGGCGAGGAGCCGCCACCTCGTCGCCGGCGGCGCTGGTTGGTGTTGCTGCTGGTCGCCGCGCTCGCGGTGCCGGGCGTGGTCTGTGTCGGTTTCGCGGCGTCGTTCAGCAGCGTCGTGCACCGCGACCCACCACCGGACCTGGAGTCACCCGCGGTCATCGGCGCGCACGAGGACACCGTCCGCCTGGTCACGGCCGCGCTCACCACCGCGACCCCGGCGGGCACGACACCGGTCACGACCGCGCGGTACGACGCGTGCGTCCGGGGCTCACGTCAGCTGAAGGCGTGGGACGACTTCGACTGGGTGTGCGCGACCCGCGGCGCCGCCGTGCTGAGCCTCCCGGCAGCCGACCTGCGCGCCACGCTGTCGGCCGAGCGCTCCCGGCTGGCCGCGGCCGGCTGGACCGTCGTCGCCGACCGTCTCGACGCGCGTTTCGCCTCCGCCGAGGAGCGCGCGTGGAACGTCGTCGAGCTGGACCGGGACGGCGTCCGCCTCGCGCTCTCCTACGGCCCGGCCGACCGCGCGTTCGCCGGGGACTGCGTGCTGCTGCAGAAGGTGGACGTGAGCGCGTGGGCCACCCCGAACTGGGAGGTCGGCTCGCCGGCGCTCGACGGTGCCGCCCTCGACGCCGCCCTCCGCCCCGGGGTCGCGCTCGTGCTGGTCACGGCCCAGCGGGTGTGGTTCGCGAACTGACGTTCGTCCTCGGGGCCGGCCCGAGCCCAGGCTCGTTCTCCGTGCCCACGGTCGCCGGGCCGCTCGACGTGCCCTGACCCCGCACCAGGTCGAAGAACGTCACCAGCTCGGCGGTGAAGAGCTCCGGCTGCTCGAACGCCGCGAAGTGGCCACCGCGATCGAGCTCGTTCCAGTGCCGGATGTCGGCGAACCGCCGCTCCGCCCACCGCCGTGAGGCCCGGGGGTTCTCCTTCGGGAAGATCGAGCACCCGGTCGGGACCCGGACCACGTCGGGCGTCGCGCTGGTGAACCACTGCTGCACGGTCGCGAAGCTCTCCCAGTACAGCCGCGCGGACGACGCCCCGGTGCCGGGCAGCCAGTAGAGCATCAGGTTGTCGAGCAGGTCGTCGCGGCTCAGCGCGTCGCCGTCGCTCCACGCGTGGAACTTCTCGACGATCCACGCGCACAGCGCGACCGGCGAGTCGACCAGCCCGTAGCCGACGGTCTGGGGCCGGGTCGAGTGTTCGAGCGAGTAGCCGTCCTCGGTCTTCCGCGCCCGTTCCAGGTCGGCCAGCGCGGCCCGCTCGGCCGGTGTGAGGTCGTCGAACGTGGCCGGGTCCGGCGCGGCCAGCGGCGGCACCAGGTGGATCCCGGCCAGGTGCGCCGGGTCGCGGTGGGCCAGCACCGTGCTGACGCTCGTGCCCCAGTCGCTCCCGGCGGCGCCGTACCGCTGGTAGCCCAGGCGGGCCATCAGCTGCGCCCAGGCGTCGGCGATGCGGTCGATGCCCCAGCCCGGGCCGACCGGCTTGCCGCTGAAGCCGTACCCGGGCAGCGACGGCACGACGACGTGGAAGCCGGCGTCGGTGAGCGGGCCGACGACTTTCAGGTACTCGACGACCGAGCCGGGCCAGCCGTGCGTGAGCACCAGCGGCAGGGCGTCGGGACGCGGCGAGCGGGCGTGCAGGAAATGGATGCTCAGACCGTCGATCTCGGTGCGGAACTGCGGGACGGCGTTGAGCCGGGCCTCGGTGGCGCGCCAGTCGTAGTCCTCTGCCCAATAGCGACAAAGCTCGCGAAGATGTTCGAGTGGGACGCCCTGCGACCAGTCGCCGACGGTCTCCGGTTCGGGCCAGCGCGTCCGGCGGAGGCGGTCGCGGAGGTCGTCCAGGTCGGCGTCGGGTACGGCTATAACGAGCGGATGGATGGCAGCGGGCATAAGGTTCAGTGTTGCCGGAGTTGGACTCCGGGAACGCTGTGAACCAGAACTCGTCGCCCGACGTGTTCACCTGGTGAAATTCTGCTCCTCGCATTTCGTCCCGGCCCCGATAGTGGAAGGTGGTGACCGGTGACCGCGACCGCACCAGCGACCGTGCGTGTTCTCGCCCGGGCCAAGCTCCCGACCCGGCACGGCGTTTTCGACGCCGTCTGTTTCTCCGGTGCTGACGACGTCGAACACCTGGCTCTCTCGATGCGGACGCCACCCGCCGCGCCTCCGGACCCCGAACCGCCACTGATCCGGGTGCACTCGGAGTGCCTGACCGGCGAGGCGCTCGGGTCCCAGCGGTGCGACTGCGGCCCCCAGCTGGACACCGCGCTCGCGCTGATCGCCGAGGAGGGCCGCGGAATGGTCCTCTACCTGCGCGGACACGAGGGCCGGGGGATCGGCCTGGCGCAGAAGATCCGGGCCTACGCGCTGCAGGAGGCCGGGCTCGACACGGTCGAGGCCAACCTGGAGCTCGGTGAGCCGGTCGACCGCCGCAGCTACGGCCCGGCGGCGGCGTACCTGCGCCAGATCGGCGTCGAGCAGGTCCGGCTGCTGACCAACAACCCCGACAAGGTGGCCGCGTTACGCGCGGCCGGCATCGGGATCGCCGAGGTGCACGCGATGCCGGCGGCGCCGCTCCCGGCCAACGAGGCCTACCTCGCGACCAAAACGCAGAAGATGGGCCACCGGGGTCTGCGCCCTGGCGAGGAACCGCTCTCGTACTCCGCGGACTGACGAACGACGCGACGGGCGGGTCACGGGCTTCCGTGGCCCGCCCGAGTCGTGTGACCTCACTCTCTTACGCACCCGGGGGAGGAGCGCGTAAGAAGGAGGGATGCACCCGCGTCACGGGATCCACCGGCCGACGTCCGGGAGCCCGGGCCGGCGCCCCGGTTCGGTGCGGCGGACGAGCACCGTGGACATGCTGCGACCCGACGGGCTGCCCGGTGCGGTCGTCGTCGACGCGCGGGCCCGGGACCTGCGGACCGACCCGGACGGGAACCCGGTCGCGGCCGAGACCCACCTGTCGGCCGAGATCGACTACCACGGCGGCTGGCGGCTGACGGCCCTCTGCGCCGACCCGCCCGACGGCCGGCTCACGGAGCTGCTCGGGGCGTCGGTGGCCGCGGGGTTCCGCCGCCGGGTGCAGGAGGTGCTGCCCGAGCAGTACGCCGACGCCAGCCGGCTGCACCTGCTGCTCGACGACTTCCCGGTGGCGACGCTGGTGAGCGGCGTCGCGTTCGGCGCGGTTCCGGTCGGCGGAGACGGTCCGGTGCACCTGCCCCAGACCGACCTCTGCTCCGGCTGGCGCAGCGACGGCACGATCATGCTGGAGATCACCCGCGACCGGATCGTCCCCGCGGTGACCGGCCCGGAGGCCCCCGACCTGGCGTCCGCGGACGACCTGGCCTGGCACGAGCGGCCGCCATTGACGCCGCTCGCCCTGCGCCGGGCGCGCCGGCTGGACGTCTGGGACGAGGACGGGGTACTGCGGCTGGACAGCCTGTACCGGGATTCGCACGTCGACGCGGACGGGCACGAGACGGTCGTCCACGAGTACACGCTGAGTGGTCGCGTCGACCCGGACGACTTCCGGATCGTGGACGTCGTCGCGACCCCGCGGGTGCTGCCGTGGATCGAGTGCCCGTCCGCGGCCGCGAGCGCCCAGCGCCTGGCCGGGCGGCCGGTGCGTGAGCTGCGGCCGGCCGTGCGTCGCGAATTCACCGGTGTGTCGACGTGCACGCACCTCAACGACCAGATGCGACAGCTGGCGGACGTCCCGGCGCTGGTGTGGTTTTCCGCAGTGCGCTGACGCCGGGCCGAGCCGTACGGTCGAGGGATGCGGAGCGTGGCGGCGCGGGTGGCCCGGACGTCGGTGGGTGTGGGCCTCGGCGGTTTCACCGGTCTGCTCGCGCTCGGGTTCCTGGTCGTGGCGGGCATCGTCCTGGCGGTCACGGCGGGGCGGGGACGGCCCCGGATCGAACGCGCCGCCATCCGGCTGACCGCGCTCGATCGGCGGCGGGTGCACCGGTTCCTCGGGCCCGGCGTCGCCGGGGAGGTCTGCGGTGCGCGCGCGGTGGCCTACCAGGGTGCACGGGCCGCGATCGGTTCGTTCGGCGGCCTGCTCTGGGGCCTGCTGCTCTGGGGCGCGGCCACGGTGGTGGCGCTGATCGTCGGCTGGGTGGTGGGGTGGCCGGTCGACGACATCGAGGCCACCCCGTTCACCGTCGTCTACCTCGCCGGGCTGGCCGCGGTGCTGGCGTTCCTGAACGTCGAGGGCATCCTCGCGGTGGGCCGGATCGACCGGTGGACGGCTGACCGGTTGCTCGGCCCCGGCCCCGGTGCCGCCTACGAGCGGCGGATCGCGGAACTGTCCACCGCGCGCTCGGAGGTGGTCGCCGCGGTCGACGCGGAACGTCGCCGGATCGAACGGGACCTGCACGACGGCGTCCAGCAGCGGCTGGTGGCGGTGGGCATGCTGCTCGGCCGCGCCCGGCGCCTGCCCTCCGCCGACGCCAAGCTCGCGGCCCTGCTGCGTCAGGCCCACGACGAGGCGGCGGACGCGCTCGTGGAGCTGCGTGAGGTGTCCTGGCGGGTCTTCCCGGCCGCGCTGGACGCCGGTGGCCTGCCGGCCGCGCTGGAGACCGTGGCCGACCGGTCGCCGGTGCCGGTCGTGCTGGACGTCGAGCTCGACGACCGGCCGGCGCCCCCGGTGGAGACCGTCGCGTACTTCGTGGTCAGCGAGGCGGTGACGAACGCGGTGAAACACGCGTCGGCGTCCCGCGTGGAGGTGCGGGTGCGCGGCAGCGCCGACGAGCTGGCGGTGACGATCCGCGACGACGGGCTCGGCGGAGCGGCCCCGGGCGGTGCGGGCCTCACCGGGCTCGACCGGCGGGTGACCGCGCTCGACGGGCGGTTCCGCGTGGACAGCCCGGCCGGCGGCCCGACGACGATCGAGGCGGTCCTGCCGTGCG contains:
- a CDS encoding epoxide hydrolase family protein is translated as MPAAIHPLVIAVPDADLDDLRDRLRRTRWPEPETVGDWSQGVPLEHLRELCRYWAEDYDWRATEARLNAVPQFRTEIDGLSIHFLHARSPRPDALPLVLTHGWPGSVVEYLKVVGPLTDAGFHVVVPSLPGYGFSGKPVGPGWGIDRIADAWAQLMARLGYQRYGAAGSDWGTSVSTVLAHRDPAHLAGIHLVPPLAAPDPATFDDLTPAERAALADLERARKTEDGYSLEHSTRPQTVGYGLVDSPVALCAWIVEKFHAWSDGDALSRDDLLDNLMLYWLPGTGASSARLYWESFATVQQWFTSATPDVVRVPTGCSIFPKENPRASRRWAERRFADIRHWNELDRGGHFAAFEQPELFTAELVTFFDLVRGQGTSSGPATVGTENEPGLGPAPRTNVSSRTTPAGP
- the ribA gene encoding GTP cyclohydrolase II, giving the protein MTATAPATVRVLARAKLPTRHGVFDAVCFSGADDVEHLALSMRTPPAAPPDPEPPLIRVHSECLTGEALGSQRCDCGPQLDTALALIAEEGRGMVLYLRGHEGRGIGLAQKIRAYALQEAGLDTVEANLELGEPVDRRSYGPAAAYLRQIGVEQVRLLTNNPDKVAALRAAGIGIAEVHAMPAAPLPANEAYLATKTQKMGHRGLRPGEEPLSYSAD
- a CDS encoding DUF2889 domain-containing protein codes for the protein MLRPDGLPGAVVVDARARDLRTDPDGNPVAAETHLSAEIDYHGGWRLTALCADPPDGRLTELLGASVAAGFRRRVQEVLPEQYADASRLHLLLDDFPVATLVSGVAFGAVPVGGDGPVHLPQTDLCSGWRSDGTIMLEITRDRIVPAVTGPEAPDLASADDLAWHERPPLTPLALRRARRLDVWDEDGVLRLDSLYRDSHVDADGHETVVHEYTLSGRVDPDDFRIVDVVATPRVLPWIECPSAAASAQRLAGRPVRELRPAVRREFTGVSTCTHLNDQMRQLADVPALVWFSAVR
- a CDS encoding sensor histidine kinase: MRSVAARVARTSVGVGLGGFTGLLALGFLVVAGIVLAVTAGRGRPRIERAAIRLTALDRRRVHRFLGPGVAGEVCGARAVAYQGARAAIGSFGGLLWGLLLWGAATVVALIVGWVVGWPVDDIEATPFTVVYLAGLAAVLAFLNVEGILAVGRIDRWTADRLLGPGPGAAYERRIAELSTARSEVVAAVDAERRRIERDLHDGVQQRLVAVGMLLGRARRLPSADAKLAALLRQAHDEAADALVELREVSWRVFPAALDAGGLPAALETVADRSPVPVVLDVELDDRPAPPVETVAYFVVSEAVTNAVKHASASRVEVRVRGSADELAVTIRDDGLGGAAPGGAGLTGLDRRVTALDGRFRVDSPAGGPTTIEAVLPCG